Proteins encoded in a region of the Anoxybacillus amylolyticus genome:
- a CDS encoding inorganic phosphate transporter — MLTIAFLVSFFFAMNIGASGAAAAMGVAYGAGAIKRKHVALLLCGLGVFLGSLGGGEVVKTIGSGIIPSSILTVKIVIIILTAATISLFAANIMGIPLSTSEITVGSVVGVGIAYEALYVSKLLFIVSIWVVVPIIAFTLTLIIGKWFLALKRKYPQVEKGKWQQSFMALLIVAGFFEAFSAGMNNVANAVGPLVGAGLISITKGTIFGGLFVALGALLLGRRVLETNGKKITRFSPFEGCAISGTGAILVIISSVFGLPVPLTQITTSAIIGIGTAKTGFYIWQKRIVIQLLKVWFVSPIFSLVISYSLVKLLLDSDLYTVIAIFSVCLATIGVISLKKTISEEKRSLHENGGGI, encoded by the coding sequence ATGTTAACCATTGCTTTTCTCGTCTCCTTCTTTTTCGCGATGAATATCGGCGCAAGCGGTGCGGCCGCTGCTATGGGTGTCGCCTACGGAGCGGGAGCAATCAAGCGAAAACACGTCGCCCTCCTTCTTTGTGGCCTTGGCGTATTCCTCGGCAGCCTTGGTGGCGGGGAAGTTGTGAAAACGATCGGATCAGGCATTATTCCCTCCTCCATACTGACCGTCAAAATTGTCATTATCATTTTAACGGCGGCAACTATTTCACTATTTGCAGCAAACATCATGGGAATTCCGTTATCGACAAGCGAAATTACCGTCGGCTCAGTCGTTGGGGTTGGCATTGCTTACGAGGCGCTTTATGTATCGAAACTATTATTTATCGTGTCCATTTGGGTCGTTGTTCCAATTATTGCTTTTACATTGACATTGATTATCGGCAAATGGTTTTTAGCGTTAAAGCGCAAATACCCGCAAGTCGAAAAAGGGAAATGGCAACAAAGCTTTATGGCGCTATTGATTGTCGCTGGCTTTTTTGAAGCGTTTTCCGCAGGAATGAACAATGTCGCGAACGCGGTCGGACCACTTGTCGGTGCAGGGCTTATTTCCATCACAAAGGGAACGATATTTGGAGGATTGTTCGTTGCTCTGGGCGCGCTATTACTTGGCAGACGTGTACTCGAAACAAACGGAAAAAAAATTACGCGCTTTTCGCCGTTTGAAGGATGCGCCATTTCCGGAACAGGAGCAATTCTTGTTATCATTTCTTCCGTTTTCGGGCTTCCTGTGCCACTAACACAAATTACGACATCAGCCATTATCGGAATTGGCACCGCCAAAACAGGATTTTATATTTGGCAAAAACGAATCGTCATCCAACTATTAAAAGTTTGGTTCGTTTCACCAATTTTCTCGCTCGTTATCTCGTATAGTTTAGTAAAGTTATTGCTTGATAGCGACTTATACACTGTCATCGCCATCTTTAGCGTCTGCTTAGCGACAATAGGGGTCATTAGTTTAAAAAAGACGATCTCCGAAGAAAAACGGTCGCTTCACGAAAATGGCGGCGGTATTTAA
- a CDS encoding phosphoadenylyl-sulfate reductase translates to MLTYHTWDVEKPSFPSDNDTKGALDVLLWAYDHYQDNIVYACSFGIEGIVLIDLIAKVRPDAEIVFLDTNLHFQETYETIEKVKKKYPSLRIVIKKPYLTLDEQAEQFSAELWKSNPNQCCQLRKIIPLREVLTGVTAWISGLRREQSPTRQHVEYINKDEKFQSIKICPLIHWTWKDVWNYVYKHELPYNVLHDRGYPSIGCEPCTSPALDMSDLRSGRWAGRGKTECGLHES, encoded by the coding sequence TTGCTTACGTATCACACATGGGATGTGGAAAAACCGTCATTTCCAAGCGACAATGACACAAAGGGAGCGCTTGACGTGTTGCTCTGGGCATATGATCATTATCAAGACAACATTGTCTACGCCTGCAGCTTCGGCATTGAAGGGATTGTGCTTATTGACCTTATCGCCAAAGTAAGACCAGATGCGGAAATCGTCTTTTTAGATACCAATCTTCATTTCCAAGAAACGTATGAAACGATTGAAAAAGTGAAGAAAAAATATCCATCGCTTCGCATTGTCATAAAAAAACCATACCTCACGCTCGACGAGCAAGCCGAGCAATTCAGCGCAGAATTGTGGAAAAGCAACCCGAACCAGTGCTGTCAACTACGGAAAATTATTCCGCTCCGCGAAGTATTAACAGGGGTCACTGCCTGGATTTCTGGCCTACGGCGTGAACAATCCCCGACGCGTCAACATGTCGAGTATATTAACAAAGATGAAAAATTTCAATCGATTAAAATTTGCCCCCTTATTCATTGGACATGGAAAGATGTCTGGAACTATGTGTACAAACACGAATTGCCATATAACGTACTGCACGACCGCGGCTATCCAAGCATCGGCTGTGAACCATGTACCTCCCCTGCTCTCGACATGAGCGATTTGCGCTCAGGAAGATGGGCTGGAAGGGGAAAAACAGAATGCGGCCTGCATGAATCATAG
- a CDS encoding peptidoglycan-binding domain-containing protein: MTPASQSNKNNPATPVVQGTTVRLPLKLGDKGMFVKEIQQDLIRIGFPLPKYGADGTFGDETENAVMAFQKKYSLHVDGIIGQETLGKLTEVVNQKLRQEPFPLPNKLLKRGDKGEDVKMLQRALKHLGFDPKAIDGVYGEQTEDAVRRFQSMYAALQDDGIYGPNTRKFMRMELEQKK; encoded by the coding sequence ATGACACCTGCTAGTCAATCGAATAAAAACAATCCCGCAACACCAGTCGTACAAGGTACAACCGTTCGGTTGCCGCTCAAGCTCGGAGATAAAGGGATGTTTGTGAAAGAAATTCAACAAGACCTTATCCGCATCGGCTTTCCGCTTCCAAAATACGGAGCAGACGGCACTTTCGGCGACGAAACAGAAAATGCCGTCATGGCATTTCAAAAAAAATACAGCTTGCACGTAGACGGCATCATTGGCCAAGAAACGTTAGGAAAATTAACGGAAGTCGTCAACCAAAAACTCCGCCAAGAACCATTCCCATTACCAAACAAACTATTAAAAAGAGGGGACAAAGGGGAAGACGTGAAAATGTTACAACGTGCCTTAAAACACCTCGGCTTTGACCCGAAAGCAATTGATGGCGTATACGGCGAACAAACGGAAGACGCCGTACGGCGTTTCCAATCGATGTACGCCGCACTGCAAGACGACGGAATATACGGACCAAATACACGAAAGTTTATGCGCATGGAATTGGAACAAAAAAAATAA
- a CDS encoding DUF1128 domain-containing protein: MDLSKKSPENIAYMIEQLKEKLKVLNFSVLKPSHFDDELYEELKDIYDLVMKKQSFSPSEMQAIVEELGNLRKK, translated from the coding sequence GTGGACTTATCGAAAAAATCGCCAGAAAACATCGCATATATGATTGAACAGCTGAAAGAAAAGCTAAAGGTGTTAAACTTCTCTGTTTTAAAACCATCACATTTCGATGATGAACTGTACGAAGAACTAAAAGACATTTATGACCTCGTCATGAAAAAGCAGTCGTTCAGCCCGAGCGAAATGCAAGCAATTGTGGAAGAGTTAGGGAACTTACGAAAAAAATGA
- a CDS encoding low molecular weight protein-tyrosine-phosphatase yields MVKVLFVCLGNICRSPMAEAVFRDLVKKEGLTDKISIDSAGTGNWHIGKPPHRGTQEVLQKNAIEFEGIRARQITEEDLRTFDYIIAMDVENLGNLRRLAGYTKTGFIGRLLDFVPDSDLTDVPDPYYTGNFAEVYELVQKGCRHLLETIKKEKGL; encoded by the coding sequence ATGGTGAAAGTGTTGTTCGTTTGTTTAGGAAATATATGCCGCTCGCCGATGGCAGAGGCAGTGTTTCGTGATCTTGTAAAAAAAGAAGGATTAACGGATAAAATTTCGATTGATTCGGCAGGAACGGGAAATTGGCACATCGGCAAGCCGCCACATCGCGGCACACAGGAAGTTTTACAAAAAAACGCCATCGAGTTTGAAGGGATTCGTGCGAGACAAATTACGGAAGAAGATTTGCGGACGTTTGATTACATTATTGCGATGGATGTGGAGAATCTCGGAAATTTACGCCGGCTAGCGGGATATACGAAAACAGGTTTTATCGGTCGGCTGCTCGATTTTGTTCCAGACAGCGATCTTACCGATGTACCAGATCCGTATTATACAGGCAATTTTGCGGAAGTATATGAATTAGTTCAAAAGGGATGTCGTCATTTGCTTGAGACGATTAAAAAAGAAAAAGGACTATAA
- a CDS encoding YihY/virulence factor BrkB family protein, translated as MMVNLTFIRELIRRFQEDEVSRLSAELAYFFLLSLFPFLIFLLTLLAYLPIPHEDVLTIVRQYAPKEAIDLIETNIHYVMNHQNGKLLSLGIIGAIWSASNGIDAIVRALNRAYDVEESRSFLVARGMSIVLTFGMMLVIVVALLLPVFGKAIGLFLSSVLGVSSVFLALWDTLRWTVSALILFIVFTALYYFAPNKELHCKEVYVGALFATIGWIAASLAFSYYVGTFTSYTSMYGSLGGIIILLIWFYLSGMIIVLGGELNAIFACRREGRKRG; from the coding sequence GTGATGGTTAATCTCACGTTTATCCGTGAACTAATCCGACGGTTTCAAGAAGATGAAGTATCGCGGTTGTCAGCGGAGTTAGCGTACTTTTTCCTTCTTTCCCTCTTTCCGTTTTTAATTTTTTTATTGACGCTACTAGCGTATTTGCCGATTCCGCACGAAGATGTGCTTACCATCGTCCGGCAGTATGCCCCGAAAGAAGCGATTGATCTCATTGAAACGAACATTCACTATGTGATGAATCATCAAAACGGCAAGCTACTGTCACTAGGGATTATTGGCGCGATATGGTCAGCTTCTAACGGGATTGACGCAATTGTTCGGGCACTAAATCGCGCATACGACGTGGAAGAAAGCCGGTCGTTTCTCGTCGCACGAGGGATGTCGATTGTACTGACATTTGGGATGATGCTTGTCATTGTCGTGGCGCTACTCCTTCCTGTGTTCGGCAAGGCAATCGGGCTTTTTTTATCTTCCGTGCTGGGGGTTTCTTCCGTTTTTCTAGCGCTTTGGGATACGTTGCGTTGGACAGTTAGTGCTCTTATTTTATTTATCGTATTTACGGCATTGTATTACTTTGCTCCAAATAAAGAGCTACATTGTAAAGAAGTGTACGTCGGTGCCCTTTTTGCGACGATCGGTTGGATTGCGGCATCGCTTGCATTTTCTTATTACGTCGGAACGTTTACGAGTTATACGTCGATGTATGGAAGTCTCGGTGGAATTATCATTTTACTCATCTGGTTTTATTTATCGGGCATGATTATCGTGCTTGGAGGGGAGTTAAATGCGATTTTTGCCTGCCGGCGCGAAGGACGAAAACGAGGATAA
- a CDS encoding BH0509 family protein — protein MSRAERKNMIEFIEKVKGIAREQLMYMTDAEIEHIYNQTYYHYEEIAE, from the coding sequence ATGAGTAGAGCGGAACGGAAAAATATGATTGAGTTTATTGAGAAAGTCAAAGGCATTGCTAGAGAGCAGCTTATGTACATGACCGATGCAGAAATTGAGCACATTTACAACCAAACATACTACCATTACGAAGAAATTGCAGAATGA
- a CDS encoding MFS transporter encodes MRLFILVSVVAISGLSQGMLLPLISILLENHGVSSSINGVHATAMYIGILLVSPFMEKPMRKYGYKPMIILGGFIVLLSLALFPLWKSLFFWFILRFVIGIGDHMLHFAVQTWITDFSLPHRRGRNVSLYGLSFGIGFAIGPMIASLVEKNEALPFFVSSLLSVVSWAMVFLLQNERPEPAQDAPKSATHRFAETWKYAWTALLLPFTYGFLEASIHGIFPVYALREHLSVQQVATLLPAFSIGSILFQLPLGMLSDRFERKRVLVGSLWIGVASFISALFFLHSIVLFFCFFVAGMFVGSLFSLGITYMADLLPKHLLPAGNLLSGILYSIGSMCGPFFIGWMLQYEQRGSFFLTISSLLFFVSIALFYTKRTEVAAK; translated from the coding sequence ATGCGACTTTTTATTTTAGTTAGTGTTGTCGCCATTTCTGGGTTATCGCAAGGGATGCTCCTTCCACTAATTTCAATTTTATTAGAGAACCATGGTGTTTCTTCTTCCATCAATGGGGTGCATGCGACGGCAATGTATATCGGCATTTTGCTCGTTTCCCCGTTTATGGAAAAACCGATGAGAAAATATGGATACAAGCCCATGATTATACTAGGTGGTTTTATTGTACTATTATCGCTCGCCCTTTTTCCACTATGGAAGTCGCTTTTCTTTTGGTTTATCTTGCGTTTTGTCATCGGAATCGGCGACCATATGCTTCATTTTGCCGTTCAAACGTGGATTACCGATTTTTCCCTCCCGCATCGCCGTGGGCGAAACGTGTCGCTCTATGGGTTATCTTTTGGCATCGGATTTGCCATCGGACCGATGATTGCATCGTTGGTTGAAAAAAATGAGGCACTGCCGTTTTTCGTTTCTTCTTTGCTTAGTGTAGTTAGCTGGGCAATGGTGTTTTTGTTACAAAACGAACGCCCAGAACCGGCACAAGATGCACCTAAAAGCGCAACTCATCGTTTTGCAGAAACGTGGAAATATGCGTGGACAGCGCTGTTGCTTCCATTTACTTACGGATTTTTAGAAGCCTCCATCCACGGCATTTTTCCAGTCTATGCGCTTCGTGAACATTTATCGGTGCAACAAGTGGCGACCTTGTTGCCCGCCTTTTCCATCGGCAGCATTTTGTTTCAACTGCCGCTCGGCATGCTAAGCGATCGTTTCGAGCGAAAACGTGTCCTCGTCGGTTCTTTATGGATTGGAGTTGCAAGTTTTATTAGTGCTCTATTTTTCCTTCACTCAATCGTTTTATTCTTTTGCTTTTTTGTTGCTGGCATGTTTGTCGGTTCCCTTTTCTCGCTCGGGATTACCTATATGGCGGATTTGCTCCCGAAACATCTATTGCCGGCGGGCAATTTACTTTCCGGCATTCTTTACAGCATCGGCAGCATGTGTGGACCGTTTTTTATCGGCTGGATGCTTCAATACGAGCAACGCGGGAGCTTTTTTCTCACCATTAGTTCTCTTCTTTTCTTCGTTTCCATCGCACTGTTTTATACCAAACGAACCGAGGTTGCTGCAAAGTGA
- a CDS encoding OsmC family protein has protein sequence MEFTMKEVGFRTTLEYGELHVAGDEAHGFRPYQLLVSSVAACSGGVLRKILEKKRLHVKNMTIHANVTRNEREANRVEAIHLHFVLGGEGLTEEKVAKSLEVARKNCPIVRSVEECIRITETFEIKKGSENNDE, from the coding sequence ATGGAATTCACGATGAAAGAAGTCGGCTTTCGGACAACGTTGGAATATGGAGAGTTGCACGTAGCTGGAGATGAAGCACACGGTTTCCGGCCGTATCAGTTGCTCGTTTCCTCGGTTGCGGCGTGCAGCGGTGGAGTGCTAAGAAAAATATTAGAAAAAAAGCGGCTTCATGTAAAAAATATGACGATTCATGCCAATGTAACGCGCAATGAGCGAGAGGCAAATCGCGTCGAAGCGATTCATCTTCATTTCGTGCTCGGGGGAGAAGGGCTAACGGAAGAAAAAGTAGCAAAATCGCTAGAAGTCGCGCGGAAAAATTGTCCGATTGTTCGGTCGGTCGAGGAATGCATTCGTATTACAGAAACATTTGAAATTAAAAAGGGGTCGGAGAATAACGATGAATAA
- the cax gene encoding calcium/proton exchanger: MNKVFALLVLAGVPLSILGGLFHWPSVVMFAVYCVTIIALASYMGRATESLAIVAGPRIGGLLNATFGNAVELIISVFALKAGLVGVVLASLTGSVLGNLLLVAGLSFFVGGLKYKRQEFNVYDARHNAGLLTFAILVAFVIPEVFSLHMSEGETLSLSVGISVIMIILYVAALYFKLVTHRGVYQHKSDEVEEHEEPEWGKGKAIAILALATLAVAYISEKLVHTFETVAESFGWSELFIGIIIVAIVGNAAEHASAIIMAYKNKMNVAVEIAIGSTLQIAMFVAPVLVLISLFFPTSMPLVFSLPELVAMATSVLLMIVLSNDGDTNWFEGATLLAAYTIMGIGFYLL, from the coding sequence ATGAATAAAGTGTTTGCGCTGCTCGTTTTAGCTGGTGTTCCACTTTCTATCCTTGGAGGTCTTTTTCATTGGCCTTCCGTCGTCATGTTTGCGGTATATTGCGTGACGATCATTGCATTGGCAAGCTACATGGGGAGAGCAACGGAAAGTTTGGCGATCGTTGCTGGACCGCGCATTGGCGGGTTGTTAAATGCCACGTTTGGCAATGCAGTAGAGCTCATCATTTCCGTCTTTGCGCTCAAAGCAGGACTTGTTGGAGTTGTCTTAGCCTCGCTAACCGGTTCAGTATTAGGAAACTTATTATTAGTTGCCGGACTGTCATTTTTCGTCGGCGGACTTAAATATAAGCGGCAAGAATTTAATGTCTATGACGCTCGCCATAACGCCGGATTGTTAACGTTTGCGATTTTAGTGGCGTTTGTCATTCCCGAAGTGTTTTCTTTACATATGTCAGAGGGAGAAACGTTGTCGCTTAGTGTTGGCATCTCTGTTATTATGATTATTTTATATGTAGCTGCGCTTTATTTTAAATTAGTGACGCACCGTGGGGTATACCAACATAAATCAGACGAAGTAGAAGAACATGAAGAACCGGAGTGGGGAAAAGGCAAAGCAATTGCCATTTTAGCGCTTGCGACGCTTGCCGTTGCGTATATTTCCGAAAAGCTCGTACATACGTTTGAAACGGTTGCCGAGTCGTTTGGTTGGAGCGAGCTGTTTATCGGGATTATTATCGTCGCTATCGTCGGCAACGCGGCAGAACACGCTTCTGCTATCATTATGGCATATAAAAACAAAATGAATGTGGCAGTGGAAATTGCCATCGGTTCGACGCTACAAATCGCGATGTTTGTCGCCCCTGTCTTAGTGCTTATCTCGCTTTTCTTTCCGACAAGCATGCCGCTAGTGTTCTCTCTCCCAGAGTTAGTGGCGATGGCGACATCAGTGCTACTTATGATCGTTCTTTCCAACGATGGCGACACGAACTGGTTTGAAGGAGCGACATTGCTTGCGGCATATACGATTATGGGAATTGGCTTTTATTTGCTGTAA
- a CDS encoding YfkD famly protein, with protein MRKWMLSCAISLLVAYSPALAIAATPVDISKENTYPNPTQDLPYLQPSPFAKQLIETANVKIENPELIRLLNESSVSSTPFAFGYRATIYLGQWPLNYQSLETSTNWEYQKVNTNFLDNRGGNTAQKLYYKQEMQKHIRGGLTAPVPNEEAVKKMMLLTAMKKTNLPLSFSTVIGIGTKKDQPYQVPVKKLGYLYAFSPAVNEKGKVTYGEVYIVLKGNKKKIVVKNVMTQGVGAWIPVQDRLSFLYIVSDQPR; from the coding sequence ATGAGAAAATGGATGCTTTCTTGTGCGATAAGTTTGTTAGTTGCTTATTCACCAGCGCTAGCTATCGCAGCAACGCCTGTTGATATTTCAAAAGAAAACACGTATCCAAATCCGACACAAGATTTGCCATACTTGCAGCCGAGCCCGTTTGCCAAACAACTAATTGAAACGGCGAACGTCAAAATTGAAAATCCTGAACTTATTCGATTGTTAAACGAGTCATCGGTATCTAGCACCCCGTTTGCGTTCGGCTATCGGGCGACAATTTATTTAGGACAGTGGCCATTGAACTATCAGTCGCTAGAAACGTCGACGAATTGGGAATACCAAAAAGTGAATACGAATTTTTTAGACAACCGCGGCGGCAATACTGCACAAAAGCTGTACTATAAACAAGAAATGCAAAAGCATATCCGGGGCGGGTTAACAGCGCCAGTGCCGAATGAGGAAGCAGTGAAAAAAATGATGCTCCTTACGGCGATGAAAAAAACGAATTTGCCGCTATCATTTAGCACAGTCATCGGCATCGGCACGAAAAAAGACCAGCCATACCAAGTGCCGGTGAAAAAACTTGGCTATTTGTATGCGTTTAGTCCAGCGGTCAATGAAAAAGGAAAAGTAACGTATGGAGAAGTGTACATCGTACTAAAAGGGAATAAAAAGAAAATTGTCGTCAAAAATGTGATGACGCAAGGCGTCGGCGCATGGATTCCGGTGCAAGACCGGCTGTCGTTTTTGTATATTGTAAGCGACCAGCCAAGATAA
- the yfkAB gene encoding radical SAM/CxCxxxxC motif protein YfkAB, producing the protein MTEMTLKPITPSFDPWEAYMDVKQYGNMQLTNIEFTTTTLCNMRCEHCAVGYTLQTKDPEALPVDLLIRRLDEIPQLRSLSITGGEPMLSLKSVEQYVVPLLKYAHERGVRTQINSNLTLDLERYEKIIPYLDVLHISHNWGTIDDFVEGGFKMMEKKPSRKQREAYFFRMLENAKALSKMGVFVSAETMINKRTLPHLETIHRQIVEEMHCKRHEVHPMYASDFASALETVSLAELREAIHHLLDVRDENVWMLFGTLPFYPCSPNEEDLALLKRLYTSKNVTVRNDPDGRSRLNVNIFTGEIIVTDFGDEPSLGNIQRDTLLEAYEKWMRSPLAKQLNCHCPSVQCLGPNVLVKNIYYPTVDFTKRKALLTK; encoded by the coding sequence GATGTAAAGCAATATGGAAATATGCAGCTAACCAATATCGAATTTACGACGACGACGCTTTGTAATATGCGTTGTGAACACTGCGCCGTCGGCTATACGTTGCAGACGAAAGACCCAGAGGCGTTGCCTGTAGACCTTTTAATTCGGCGGCTTGATGAAATTCCGCAGTTGCGCTCATTAAGCATTACTGGCGGCGAGCCGATGCTTTCGCTAAAATCTGTCGAACAATATGTTGTGCCGTTATTAAAATACGCGCATGAACGCGGCGTACGCACCCAAATTAATTCCAACTTAACGCTCGATTTGGAACGATATGAAAAAATTATCCCTTACTTAGACGTCTTACACATTTCGCATAACTGGGGCACAATCGACGATTTCGTCGAAGGCGGCTTTAAGATGATGGAGAAAAAACCGAGCCGAAAACAACGGGAAGCGTATTTTTTTCGGATGCTCGAAAACGCAAAAGCACTTTCAAAAATGGGGGTGTTTGTTTCCGCAGAAACGATGATTAATAAGCGGACATTGCCGCATTTAGAAACGATTCATCGCCAAATTGTCGAAGAAATGCACTGTAAGCGACATGAAGTGCATCCGATGTATGCGAGCGATTTTGCAAGCGCGCTTGAAACGGTCAGCCTTGCCGAACTTCGAGAGGCGATTCATCATTTGCTAGACGTTCGCGATGAAAACGTTTGGATGTTGTTTGGTACGCTTCCGTTTTATCCGTGCAGCCCCAACGAAGAAGACCTTGCCTTACTCAAACGGCTATACACGAGCAAAAATGTCACCGTGCGCAACGACCCCGATGGGCGTTCACGACTAAACGTCAACATTTTCACAGGGGAAATCATTGTCACTGATTTTGGCGACGAACCATCGCTCGGCAACATCCAGCGTGATACGTTGCTAGAAGCATACGAAAAATGGATGCGTTCGCCCCTCGCCAAACAATTAAATTGCCACTGTCCATCGGTACAATGTCTAGGACCGAACGTGCTCGTCAAAAACATTTATTATCCAACCGTTGATTTTACCAAACGAAAAGCACTTCTCACGAAATAA